In a genomic window of Athene noctua chromosome 24, bAthNoc1.hap1.1, whole genome shotgun sequence:
- the TINAGL1 gene encoding tubulointerstitial nephritis antigen-like has translation MRLLRALLCLGLLAEATLASRVRTRRELAPGLYEHGVYDAGGSYCQRGDVCCHGRDDGCTVPYHDTLCYCDLFCNRTVSDCCPDFWEYCLGIPAPFPKAPGCARAGRRYPTGATYRENCNLCTCGPGGTWQCEDHACLMDGELIDAVNRGNYGWRAANYSQFWGMKLEDGVRYRLGTFRPSPTVMNMNEMHMSMDSNEVLPRHFDAAAKWPGMIHEPLDQGNCAGSWAFSTAAVASDRISIHSMGHMTPALSPQNLLSCDTRNQRGCSGGRLDGAWWYLRRRGVVTDECYPFTSQESQPAAQPCMMHSRSTGRGKRQATARCPNAQTRANEIYQSTPAYRLSSSEKEIMKELLENGPVQAILEVHEDFFMYKSGIYRHTPVAEGKGPKHQRHGTHSVKITGWGEEQLPDGQIQKYWTAANSWGTAWGEGGHFRIARGVNECEVETFVVGVWGRVSMEDMPHK, from the exons ATGCGGCTGCTGCGGGCCCTGCTCTGCCTCGGGCTGCTGGCCGAGGCCACCCTGGCTTCCCGGGTGCGCACGCGGCGGGAACTGGCCCCCGGCTTGTACGAGCACGGGGTCTACGACGCCGGCGGGTCCTACTGCCAGCGAGGGGACGTGTGCTGCCACGGCCGCGACGATGGCTGCACGGTGCCCTACCACGACACCCTCTGCTACTGTGACCTCTTCTGCAACCGCACCGTCTCCGACTGCTGTCCTGACTTCTGGGAGTACTGCCTGGGCATCCCGGCCCCCTTCCCCAAAGCCCCAG GTTGTGCCCGCGCCGGCCGCCGCTACCCCACCGGAGCCACGTACCGGGAGAACTGCAACCTGTG cacctgcggccccggcgggacgTGGCAGTGCGAGGATCACGCCTGCTTGATGGACGGGGAGCTGATCGACGCCGTCAACAGGGGCAATTACGG CTGGAGAGCCGCCAACTACAGCCAGTTTTGGGGCATGAAGCTGGAGGATGGGGTCCGGTACCGCCTGGGCACCTTCCGACCCTCTCCCACCGTCATGAACATGAACGAGATGCAC ATGAGCATGGACTCCAACGAGGTGCTGCCCCGCCACTTCGACGCAGCCGCAAAGTGGCCCGGGATGATCCACGAGCCCCTGGACCAGGGCAACTGCGCCGGTTCCTGGGCCTTTTCCACGGCGG CCGTCGCCTCCGACCGTATCTCCATCCACTCCATGGGGCACATGACACCCGCCCTgtcaccccaaaacctcctgtCGTGTGACACCCGCAACCAGAGGGGCTGCAGCGGGGGCCGGCTGGACGGCGCCTGGTGGTACCTCCGCAGGCGAGG GGTGGTGACGGATGAGTGCTACCCCTTCACTAGCCAAGAGAGCCAGCCGGCGGCCCAGCCCTGCATGATGCACAGCCGCTCCACGGGTCGGGGCAAGCGGCAGGCGACGGCCCGTTGCCCCAACGCCCAGACCCGCGCCAACGAGATCTACCAGTCCACCCCTGCCTACCGCCTCTCCTCCAGC GAGAAGGAGATCATGAAGGAGCTGCTGGAGAACGGCCCCGTGCAAG ccatCCTGGAGGTGCATGAGGATTTCTTCATGTACAAGAGCGGGATCTATCGACACACGCCGGTGGCCGAGGGGAAGGGGCCGAAGCACCAGAGACACGGGACCCACTCGGTCAAAATCACCGG gtggggagaggagcagctgcctgATGGCCAGATCCAGAAATACTGG ACCGCGGCCAACTCCTGGGGCACGGCGTGGGGCGAGGGCGGCCATTTCCGCATCGCCCGCGGCGTCAACGAGTGCGAGGTGGAGACCTTCGTGGTGGGCGTCTGGGGCCGCGTCAGCATGGAGGACAtgccccacaagtga